The region CGATCTCCACTTCCTGagcgatgaaaaagaaatgtatggatacattgatatatctttcttaaatttttttcaaaaattctattcaaaataatttctcgataaactatctctttttttagagataataatataaaattttcaaaggaTTATCACCTGCCCTGCGTGAAGATATTTTGCTGGCGCTAAGGTATTCAACAATGCACCTCGTGGAGACCAGCTGAATTTATATCTCAAAGGATTGGAAGAACACTCGGGTGCGGGCAGACCACCGCACCATGAGACGAAGGATTCTATCTTACCGCCCGCTTGTCTCACGTCGTCGAAACACTCGATCGCCAAAAGATGATCGATTCCTGGGTCTAATCCGATTTCATTCAACACAGTGACGCCAGCTTGCTGGGCTCTGCGTAAGAAAATAAGACCttgattaattgaaattttatttgaatatgttATGCTATAAACTATCTGTATAtctcattattaaattcaattcacatattttaaatctattttccgCGAATTATAAGACACAAAAAACAACTAGAACATTATCGTAAAATTccgaaaactaaaaaattttattaaaaatattcattatatatgcgtgtactataaaattgacattaaatatatgattgtcAGATACATTTTTGCGAcacataatttcatttatggaGGGCACTAACTCTTCGTGCAGCGCTTTGACGTCGTTGTTCATGTAGCTGGCTGTCACCAAATGAGTCTTGGTCTCGATGCAAGCTTTAGCGATGACATGATGCAATGAGTACGGTAACAGGGAAACGACCACGCTCGCCGATTTCATGACATCATGCAAGGTATCTGGTCGATCCACTACATTCAGGAAGACTGGCTCTACACCTGAAAATCGGTTGGCTAGTACGTCAACCTCGTCCTTCAATTGCGACGCCACCACAAGCCTTATATTTGTATCCCTGTGTAGATACTCAACCAAAGGCGCAGAGACGTATCCCGCGCCGAGAACGACTACctgttgcaaaatttttcatcgtgcatcggttaattattttatctgaaataatttgatgCGTAGAATCTTTTCGATtcgaagaatattataataaacggAGAGGGGAATATTTTATACCGTTTTTGTCTGCAGTTCTCTGTAATCGGCTTTATGCTTGCTGCGATGATTTAGCTGCCTGAGTTCTTGGATATATTCGAAAGTGGGCGTCAGTTTCCCGTTGGACGCAATGATAGCTCCATGCACAGCAGGACTGAAATTGTGTTCCTCCAGTGGCTTTTTCGCATCCGATTGTATGATGTCCAGAGCATACGGATACAAAAGATTACCGAAAAAATCTGTCGATTCTTTCGGCAGTTGCGTGGGCATATTGTCAATCGAGCAGACTAGCACGCCGGGACCCTTGAAGGACTTCATATCCTTGTTACGATCGGCATCATACAGGCAGAATGGCGTATCAATCGTCGTGCACTCATTCATGAATCTTACGAaagatatataacaaaatcaaTTAGCCATTAGCGGAGATCGCATTTAAAAGACCACatgaatttaaatgtatacaatcacttaataattttttttttttaattttaagcatgcaaaaaatatgtgtacaaCTAACTGtatgtgtacaataatattgtaaattacaacattattatattgtaattatgtaattattaacttcaatgatatataattctaaattttcagaaatttttcacatttttcaaaattgcagACAAATGGACGTACTCGATGCTACCACCGGGATCCGCGGATATGTCGCAGATAGCGAGCATTCTGTGCGGCAAGGCAGGTGCACCGACGCTTATCGGCAGCCACGGTGTATTAGCCGGTCTGAGCAGATATTTTGCGTCTggtattgttaataattttggcGAGTCCACGGCCCAGTATATACCGTTAATAATGACCGATGCATATGGTgctatttttttgctaaagGTGGAAATGTATAATTCCGGATGTTGGTCATATTCTTCAGAATCGAAACCGCCGCCCTCCTTCCTCTCCAAGTGATGCCTACGTCGTACCTCGCAGCCGTATATTTTTGTCGTATCTATGTGAAACGATTCgaagaataaataacaaagataaatttgttatCGCGTGAGATAAATTTGTTTCCCGGGTAAATTCCGTGAGTCTTGTTGAGTCTTGTTTGAATAGTTTCTATTCGTcgagatttaaaaagaaatctaatgataaaaaagttaaaagagATATGTCATCTATTATAGAGCTGTAAGTAATCCTCTAATTATGTTCCAAGCGCAACACgtggatttaaaaatttcgcaattaaaaaaacaaaaaatttaaaatcgtatTTCGATCTCGAGGAGGCAAGAAGAGAGACAAATTTTAAGTCGGAATCTTAGTTAATAACGATCACAATTAAAGCGACACATGCATCACACCTCCGTGCTCGGCGACTTTCCGTAGCATTTCGGGCGGCACGTACTCATGAGGCAGCTCTTGGAAGACCTCTTGACCGCCTTGGCTTACGTTACCGCTGCCAGTGAAAACGAAGGTCAATGGGCCAATTGACTTCGGCATGGCGCCTAGCGCGATCTCGTATCCCGCACCGCGGATCGCTTGGCGAGCCATTGCCGAATCCCGATAGTTGTGTGCCAGTCCAATATGCTAATCAAATGATTATAATTGCGATTTTATTTACTCACGCATCCTAAGCAGAACaaaaatcacaataatattaaatgatatcaaaatgaCATTATGACTTTTTTGATAGTCATTAAtgtcattttgatattattattatgattttctgTACTACTTGGATGTACACTATGCATTTTCTTATCACCTCtagttataattttctagataattttctctaaagaaaaaattgtatcaattggataatatatgtatctcttAATGTCATCTATGTCGTGAGAAAATTTAGGCAGACTACACTATTcaacaattttgtaaaaatagattaattttaaaaactcttATATGAGCATAAttcattgtttaaaaaaaaaaaagtatgagaAAGATAAAGTATTATCAAATTCAACAaggaaatattgtaattttttagaatataacatGAGATTATAGGAAATAGAatgatatcttaaataatagaaagatttttcgatatttccaGAGTACATCGACGTACCATAAACGGGGTATGATGACCCAAGGCTAGCAACCTCAGGCCCAAGCCGTGTAGTATATTCACCATACCAGCAACCCCGGCGTATTTGCCGAAGGCGACTACACGATGGCCATTATCATCGGTAAGCTTCTCGTAATCCAGGAAACGTATGTTCTTTTCCAGGATTGCGTCCAGGAGGGGCATGTTACTCTCCTGCGCCTTGATGGTGTGCGAGAAGAAGCAGTATGTTTTGTTGGGTATCAGTTGATCCACAGGGACTTGCTTGACACCGAAGATGATAGAAGCCGAGCTGATGTCCTCCTGTAGTAGAGCGCCCGCTGCTTGATACGCCTGGGCAGGATACGCCCGTCGGTTGCTGGGCTGCACGATCACCTTCACGCCCGACCTGATAAGGCGGCGAACATTCGCCGGGGCTAACGGCGCTCTTCTCTCCCATACTGACTGGTCCTCTCGTCTTATGGCTATTACTTTGCCCTTAAGATTCTGAAAAGATTCGATGCTGAAGAATGTTCCACTGAAACGGTCCACGGTAGTTTATTCAAAGAGATTCATCCTCtatattttctaatcaatttttcacgaaatatCATCTTGTATTACAATTCACTACACtatgcgagaaaaaaagagattaatttttaattcaatgaaTTTTGAAGATGAAGAATCTGTCAGTTCTTggaatgaatttatatatatcgttctTTTTACGTTcacctattttttttacaaaattttgcaagATCGAACATCGACGCAATTGTTTAAGCGGGATCATCAGATTACATCATATGAAATTCATTACTTGGGATGCTTACACTTATGTATCTGATGTTAGGGATATCAGCACAAGTCGCAGTGGTCAACAGATGACATGATTTGGTCAGTCCTAATATCCACATCACACCTTTGtcgatatcgatttaataGCAGCGTAAAAGTCAGCGTTGAAAGAACCTTGCTCTTAAATACTAGTTGAAACCAATTCAATGATTGCGCTAACTGGAATAATGTAGTTCTTGCAGAATCTCGCTTGTGTATTTTGATGCGTCTTGAACCGAGTCCTTTCTACTACTATACCGCCTGTATATACGTGCCTGTATATTGCGCGGGTCAAATGCTCAGAAATgtcagaaaatattacaaaatcacCGATAAACTCGAAGCTATGTTAGCGTTATCAGCGTGACCCTTCTAGCTATTCTACTGGCTGCatcattgaaagaaatttatttaaagaatgattccggaaaaatgtttttcttgttGGGCGCGCTTATCGCCACGATAATAGCAGAATGACGTCACGCGTGTGTTAAGAGTAAACAATCGCAAACAAGAAATTAACAAGTATATGCAGTTATATCAGAGTTTGATTAACAAGTATATGCAGTTATATCCAATACTTGCCTCGGAGAGGTCATGGGTTTTGAAGCTAAAATACTTCTCAGTACagtttctacaaaatttttaatacagagATATTTTTCCATCATTAAGAAAGTATCGTTTTTATTAAGTAGTAGTTGAATGATGCTATACAATGCGTAATCACCGACGcatcgaataattaaaaacgacTAATTGgagaattagaattaattagattGCGCTTTGATTGATAAATACATCTTATTCTTGATGGTCTGTTTGGTGGGATTTATCTTCTTCAGTATCTGAGTCATAATATTAACAAGCTGCTCAGATGTAAGACCGGTTTTTTTGGATTTGAATTTCTGCAGCAACTCAGTCGTGGTCATTGGTTTGCGCATTAAATATCGTCTCACGGCATCTTCCGTAATTCCCGATTCACTAGAAAGATACAAAAAgtgtgaataatattttaaaaataaatattaaaattatatatataatttattatatatataattatatatataaatattaaaataaatattaaaattgtattttttgttgaacGCTGAGGTAGACATACTTTGCTCCCGGTATATACGATGTTACTGGGACTAGATTGAAATTGTCCAACTTCAATTTTTTCGCTTGCGACAAGTCCGGAGATCCAGATTGTTTTCTCTTAAAAGACTCGGAGATTCCGGATGCCGCAGGCGTTGGTGTCGCTGATCTCGAACTATGTGCGCTATTAGGcttcttattatcttttagCGTTGTATCAGAGTTTGATTCCGAATCACTAGAAAAATCGCTAGAGGAATCCTTCCCAGAAGCAGTTATCTTTTGATCTTTCTTCTtggtttttttcttcttctttttgtctctcttcTTATCCGTTTCTTTACCGAGTTTGTCTTTATCctgtaatgcaatatatagaaagatataaaataaaatatttaggaaGTGTATTTAATGATAAGTGTTGTTAATTATCtcgtatcatttaaaaaaatgtagaaaagctGAATATGCATCATTTAAACAAATGTAGAAAAGTTTAATATGCAACATAGTGTTTACTACCACAAATGTCGTAACAATAATGATAGATTTCCTCACTTTATCAtccttctcttttccttcttcaTCCTCGTCTTTGTCTTCTTCGCCTTCCTTCTTATCTGCTTGCTCTTCATCATCTTCGTCTTCGTCAGACGCAAGTAATTTTCTCAATGCGTCCTCCTCTGCGACGGACTTAATTTCCTTCTGTTTTTCTAAATCTGATTCAGAATCAGAAGAATCAGAAATATAATCGCATTCCCTTCCCTCTTCATCACCGTCATCGCTTTCCTCGAACGCTTCATTATCCGAGgcattcttcttcttcttctttttcttttgcacttgcgctaaaatattaaattatatatttatctgcatataacacaattttcttaggtaaaaatatatatgtataaccaATAATTAGTTCGTTTATTACCTTTGCCCTTCTTCGTCTTCTTTGCATCATTTTCATCTTCTGATCCTTTTTTGTCCTCATCTTCATTGCTACCTgaatcatcatcatcgctTTCCATCCACTCATCCAgttctgatatttttaattccttttctttcttactTGGCCTCTTAACTTTACCACCTTCCACTAATTCTTCATCATCTCCACCATCTTCATCATTTCTCAATCTCTTGCGTAAcattagagagaaataattcatTACTTTATTTCTACGACTGAATTCCTGCTCTGCCTCTTCAGCACTGAGAGCCTTGTATCTCTGAATTGGCTGAAAGTTATACCTGTATGTGaaagttacatatttttcagtaattaataataaaataattaacaatataagatACCTACCATTCATGTAAAGGAAATGCCTCTATTGCGCCATCAGCAGCATGggtaaaaacataatatgctGCATTTTCGCTGACTCCTCCCTCTCGTATacctttgaattttttgccaGTCTTTCCTCCTGATTTCAAAATCCATGGTTGATCTTCCggtttatattttctactgGTAATACCatacttttttcttctagCTTCCTCTCTAGCGTCACGTCCGAATTCGGATCCAGCACCGAATTTCGGCATGTCCTCTTCTATACCCTTGTATTCCTTCATGTTGTTCTCCCGTTCCATTTTCACTTGTGTCCATTTTGAGAAATCTACATTCAGAGTCGCATTGAATCTCATGACATTATGCTTCTTTTTGCTGTTTCTAAAagttgcataaattattttcaactaAAAATTTGtggtatgtaaaaaattaaaaacataaatattagtgATACAAACTTTGGTACTCTAATACTGAATTCCTGCACAGATGGTACAACTGGAGGCTAAAAGGAAAATTACATCTTGTAGTCagcattttattgtaaatatatcattttttttttttaaataataatgtacaacTTTCATATCTTGTTAcagtacataaatataatttgcaattattattgcaactaCTGTCTATACATACCTTTGACACTGTGCTTGAATtcatacttaaaaatttccgGACAATTTAAcgttatatttacaatttaaggcgttttacaaattattagatCGATCAGATCTGACTTGAGTGATCTCTACAAATTTCAAAGAGATTGAATAAGCATTTTGAAAGACAGGTGTTCACTCCATTTGGTTGATCAATCAgggtaaaaaaatcttgatctCTTTTGATTGATCTGATTTTGGTCAATTCTGGTTATGATCAATCAAAGGATTTGAAGCATAGATATGTAAAAGTTTAGGTCAGTTCTTTGTAGTTGTACTTTGATCTTTCCTGCTCGGAAATCCTatattgaccaatcaggacaaaagAAGCAAAAGATTTCTTTGCAGGATTTTTGAACACATTACAATCGAAACGATGCAACAGATGAAATGAATCTATATGCGATTGATCGACTGTTTCTATTGAATGTGTATTTTGGAGCTTGATACAAAATCATcgaatacattgtatataaaaattctaaacagcgagatttatcaaaaatataaaagtatgcaAATgtattgacataaaaaaatataatagaaaatgatttaacaataaggaataatttaaatataattttacaagaataatgtataaaatatcaaagaatcaCATGTAACTTGACGTTTCCTTTTTTCACACAATTTTGATCATTGcatctttattcatatatatatattctggaGTGATCAGAAGTTAAAATTGTCGAATCATTGCGATTTAGAAAAGATATCGCACGTTGATCTTCttcaatttattagaattttgaaaaactcGAGAGAGTcacaagaaaatttatacgaaGCATAAAGAGAAAAGGGTCTCGTATTTTCGGCGGGAACTGATTATACATATGTCCCGATGACGACAGCACTGGCGGTGAATCCGGAGCCGGAGCCAATGCGTGCCGTCCTCGCCGTCGAGGCGCGGATATCACTTCATGACCAATAATTGAGATGGTTGTTCGCGACCGGTAGTGTATTGCGTTCCGAGTTTTAAGAGAAACGTTAATAATAAGACGAGACTAAATTCCATCGCAGGCCCATCGCATTAGCACTACTCATGGCGCATCAAATGCTCTCGTCGGCCAGCAAACTGGAAAGACTGATTCTCAGACCCACTCAGAAAGGTTATTTCGACACGCTTCAGGTACAGTCATAACCTATTATCTTCTAATCTATTCGTGATATAACGCGCTGTAATTGCGCTTGCGGAGTGTTGCGCGTTTTTACGAAAATGACATGTCAAATGTCATCATCACGGTGCTCGATCGTAGGTGCGATCATTTTACGCAAATTCCAAATATTCGCGTGTTTTAGCGTATTTACGTTCTAAATATATCCTTTCTAAACGAGAGGCACTCAGGTGtttgttgtcatttcttgcACCTTTCTGCGTAATCGcgatttgttaatttaacgtACAGTTTACATCAGCTGTGCTATAGTTATTAGCAATTTTCGTGAGGGGACTATGTATCTGCAATTTTAAGAATGGTgaagataataaatcttatcattttttaaatacttttggcactagaataataatattaagctaattgtaagatatattttttcagttgAGGCAACATTTAACCCTGCTTAAAAATGGTACAACATTATCCATGATTGAGGAGTTACAACAAAAATGgagattattttgtaaagagCCACCTAAAGGATTCGAAAAGTTCTTTAAACCAGGTtcctgatatttttatacttatttttcaactcttattctattttgtaataaatttgtatagtttttaataactgatataataatatgatattgtgTAAATAGGTGGAGCTAAAAGTGCTGAAAAAAGTGCTGAAAATGTTGCTAAAAAGGCGGAAGAAGCAACGAGCAAGAAAACTACACAGAAACCTTCTTCATCTACCTCTAGTTCATCATCCAGTTCCAAAGATCAAGGTTTCCAATGGGCATTTAAAGTTTTCAGTGACAGTTCACGAGGAGGTAAATCGTTTGAAGGTGGTGACAAGGATAGGACATTCATGATTTTGGGTACACTTGGCGTAACTGGTCtgcttgcatatatattatctcatgATTACAATCAGAAGGAGATCACATGGAGAGAATTTACATACAAGTGAGTAAATTATATTCCTATgcaattcttaatatatgttcCGCTGAAGTAGCaagtatatattgattataaaagtaaaaagtagTCAATACTTACAATTACACTAATTATAcatctttccttcttttagTTATTTAAGCAAAGGTCTTGTTAACAAATTAGaagtagtaaataaaaaatgggtgCGTGTAAGACTTCTACCTGGACATACTGTTGATGGTTCTGTAAGTTTTTCTTTACAAGGTCAGTGATAGATTTCACTTATTTGTTAATGGTATATCAAAGtttgatatatgttttataggATACATTGTGGTTTAATATTGGAAGTACTGATACTTTCGAAAGGAATCTAGAAAATGCACAAATAGAATTAAACATGGGACCTGAGAATTATATTCCTGtggtttataaaaatgaaatagaaactgtaaatataatatcatatttgccGCAAATTCTTATGTTgggtaaattaattattatttttgttaactgTTATAACAGCAGTGatctttatatttgtgtattataaatgtcaagaaaatatattttagggCTGCTCATTTATTTCATGCGAAGATCTGCGGAAGCAATGATTGGTAAAGGAGGTAAAAGAGGTGGGCTTTTTGGTACTGTAATGGAATCGACTGCAAAACTAATAAATTCGAAAGATATTGGTGTACGATTTAAgtgagtaataaatatattttgtcatcatataagtaatttaatatttcttgtaatttaaTCTCTCTTCATTGATGtaaatctcatttatattacacattagAGATGTTGCTGGATGTGAAGAAGCTAAGATCGAAATTATGgaatttgtaaatttcttgAAGAACCCACAGCAATATATAGATCTTGGGGCTAAGATTCCAAAGGGTGCTATGTTAACAGGTAATAttagcaatttaaataaaatacaattttgtaatatggtagaatatacttttcatatttaaagtatatcaTTAATCGAATTTAAAATGCCATAAGTGAACATGTGCCATTTTTCTCATAGGGCCGCCTGGTACTGGTAAAACTTTGTTAGCCAAAGCTACGGCTGGTGAAGCGAACGTACCTTTCATTACAGTATCCGGTTCGGAATTCTTGGAAATGTTTGTGGGTGTCGGTCCATCTAGAGTACGCGATATGTTCTCTATGGCACGAAAGCATGCAccgtgtatattatttattgatgagATTGATGCGGTTGGACGAAAGAGAGGAGGTCGGAATTTTGCGGGACATTCTGAACAAGAAAACACATTGAACCAGCTCTTGGTAGAAATGGATGGTACGTTCTACTTTCAACTAAGAAGACCAAACATTGAAACcattgagaataatttttaacattcacTATCTTCTTTAAGGATTTAATACGACAACTAATGTGGTGGTATTAGCGGCCACTAATAGggtagatattttagataaagcaTTACTTAGACCTGGAAGATTCGATagacaaatatttgtatctgCGCCGGACATTAAAGGACGGGCGTCCATTTTCAAAGTGCATTTAACTCCTTTGAAAACTTTATTAGACAAAGATCAGCTAGCGAGAAAGATGGCTTCTTTGACTCCTGGGTTTACAGGTACTCTCGAtagtattgaatatttttatgaaaaatatataagagtataaatattaacaaaatttgacATCCAGAAACTAGATGAAATCGTCAGGACatcatatatagatttttttcaggAGCTGATATTGCGAATGTTTGCAATGAAGCAGCTCTGATCGCGGCAAGAGATTTGAACGATAATATCCAACTTAAAAACTTCGAACAAGCTATCGAAAGGGTAGTAGCTGGCATGGAAAAGAAGACCAATGTATTGCAACCTGAAGAGAAGAAGACAGTCGCGTACCATGAGGCCGGTCATGCGGTAGCCGGCTGGTTCTTAGAGTATGCAGATCCACTTTTGAAGGTActgtatcttatttatttttcgcaataatacaatttcttCGCTATGGTCAGACTTTTGTTATCTTCTTCAGGTATCCATTATTCCGCGTGGTAAAGGATTGGGATATGCTCAATATTTGCCACGTGAGCAGTATCTCTATACGAAGGAACAGTTATTCGATCGAATGTGCATGACGCTCGGTGGACGAGTATCGGAAGAAATCTTTTTCGGCCGTATAACAACAGGCGCTCAGGATGATTTACAGAAggtattattatgataagtgtaaaaatattttgacgatGAAGAcatattgtatcttttttttactgaattGATTAATATCTCGGATTTGTTTTAAAGATTACAGAAATTGCGTATGCACAAATTACGCAATACGGTATGAACGAGAAGGTTGGGAATGTCAGCTTTCAAATGCCGAAGCCAGGAGACATGGCCTTAGACAAACCATATTCCGAATATACTGCGCAACTCATCGACAATGAAGTTCGAGAGTTGATCGATAGGGCGCATAAGCGAACGCGAGCCCTTCTGAATGAGCATAAAGAGAATGTAATCaaggtaaattttatatcgctaTTCTCGCCTAAATGATTGAATGATTTAACGCACATGTCAAGctataaatcgaaaaaatttgacatgatTTCAGGTTGCCGAAAGATTGTTGAAACAAGAGATTTTAAGCAGGGACGATATGATCGAATTGCTTGGTGCTCGACCTTTCCGCGAGAAATCTACTTATGAAGAATTCGTTGAAGGCACTGGCTCTTTTGAAGAGGATACTACGTTACCAGAAGGTTTGAAGGAATGGAACAAACCTAAGGAAGAACCCTATGAGGATGGTGACAAAAAGGATAAAGCGGCAGAAACTAGCGAATCA is a window of Cataglyphis hispanica isolate Lineage 1 chromosome 4, ULB_Chis1_1.0, whole genome shotgun sequence DNA encoding:
- the LOC126849148 gene encoding alpha-aminoadipic semialdehyde synthase, mitochondrial, producing MWILGLTKSCHLLTTATCADIPNIRYISNLKGKVIAIRREDQSVWERRAPLAPANVRRLIRSGVKVIVQPSNRRAYPAQAYQAAGALLQEDISSASIIFGVKQVPVDQLIPNKTYCFFSHTIKAQESNMPLLDAILEKNIRFLDYEKLTDDNGHRVVAFGKYAGVAGMVNILHGLGLRLLALGHHTPFMHIGLAHNYRDSAMARQAIRGAGYEIALGAMPKSIGPLTFVFTGSGNVSQGGQEVFQELPHEYVPPEMLRKVAEHGDTTKIYGCEVRRRHHLERKEGGGFDSEEYDQHPELYISTFSKKIAPYASVIINGIYWAVDSPKLLTIPDAKYLLRPANTPWLPISVGAPALPHRMLAICDISADPGGSIEFMNECTTIDTPFCLYDADRNKDMKSFKGPGVLVCSIDNMPTQLPKESTDFFGNLLYPYALDIIQSDAKKPLEEHNFSPAVHGAIIASNGKLTPTFEYIQELRQLNHRSKHKADYRELQTKTVVVLGAGYVSAPLVEYLHRDTNIRLVVASQLKDEVDVLANRFSGVEPVFLNVVDRPDTLHDVMKSASVVVSLLPYSLHHVIAKACIETKTHLVTASYMNNDVKALHEEAQQAGVTVLNEIGLDPGIDHLLAIECFDDVRQAGGKIESFVSWCGGLPAPECSSNPLRYKFSWSPRGALLNTLAPAKYLHAGQEVEIAGGGDLMSAVQELDFLPGFALEGFPNRDSIVYRDYYGLQNANTVLRGTLRFKGFSNTILGLQLLGLIDPNPDPILHPNGPDITWRVLVCNLLGLASDNIFYGNLKQKLAERVNSWERVKAIEDLGLLQEDLVLKLNTPLDTLTHYLSKKLYYEKNERDLVILRHDIGILWPDSRRESRGINLVLYGDTAGHSAMARTVGYPTAIAVKMILDGEIQQRGMVLPFTPDIYRPILNRLRAEGVESFETSKWL
- the LOC126849179 gene encoding general transcription factor IIF subunit 1; protein product: MNSSTVSKPPVVPSVQEFSIRVPKNSKKKHNVMRFNATLNVDFSKWTQVKMERENNMKEYKGIEEDMPKFGAGSEFGRDAREEARRKKYGITSRKYKPEDQPWILKSGGKTGKKFKGIREGGVSENAAYYVFTHAADGAIEAFPLHEWYNFQPIQRYKALSAEEAEQEFSRRNKVMNYFSLMLRKRLRNDEDGGDDEELVEGGKVKRPSKKEKELKISELDEWMESDDDDSGSNEDEDKKGSEDENDAKKTKKGKAQVQKKKKKKKNASDNEAFEESDDGDEEGRECDYISDSSDSESDLEKQKEIKSVAEEDALRKLLASDEDEDDEEQADKKEGEEDKDEDEEGKEKDDKDKDKLGKETDKKRDKKKKKKTKKKDQKITASGKDSSSDFSSDSESNSDTTLKDNKKPNSAHSSRSATPTPAASGISESFKRKQSGSPDLSQAKKLKLDNFNLVPVTSYIPGANESGITEDAVRRYLMRKPMTTTELLQKFKSKKTGLTSEQLVNIMTQILKKINPTKQTIKNKMYLSIKAQSN
- the LOC126849156 gene encoding AFG3-like protein 2; the protein is MAHQMLSSASKLERLILRPTQKGYFDTLQLRQHLTLLKNGTTLSMIEELQQKWRLFCKEPPKGFEKFFKPGGAKSAEKSAENVAKKAEEATSKKTTQKPSSSTSSSSSSSKDQGFQWAFKVFSDSSRGGKSFEGGDKDRTFMILGTLGVTGLLAYILSHDYNQKEITWREFTYNYLSKGLVNKLEVVNKKWVRVRLLPGHTVDGSDTLWFNIGSTDTFERNLENAQIELNMGPENYIPVVYKNEIETVNIISYLPQILMLGLLIYFMRRSAEAMIGKGGKRGGLFGTVMESTAKLINSKDIGVRFKDVAGCEEAKIEIMEFVNFLKNPQQYIDLGAKIPKGAMLTGPPGTGKTLLAKATAGEANVPFITVSGSEFLEMFVGVGPSRVRDMFSMARKHAPCILFIDEIDAVGRKRGGRNFAGHSEQENTLNQLLVEMDGFNTTTNVVVLAATNRVDILDKALLRPGRFDRQIFVSAPDIKGRASIFKVHLTPLKTLLDKDQLARKMASLTPGFTGADIANVCNEAALIAARDLNDNIQLKNFEQAIERVVAGMEKKTNVLQPEEKKTVAYHEAGHAVAGWFLEYADPLLKVSIIPRGKGLGYAQYLPREQYLYTKEQLFDRMCMTLGGRVSEEIFFGRITTGAQDDLQKITEIAYAQITQYGMNEKVGNVSFQMPKPGDMALDKPYSEYTAQLIDNEVRELIDRAHKRTRALLNEHKENVIKVAERLLKQEILSRDDMIELLGARPFREKSTYEEFVEGTGSFEEDTTLPEGLKEWNKPKEEPYEDGDKKDKAAETSESQAQPSKTASTSNKQPQQRL